One part of the Magallana gigas chromosome 5, xbMagGiga1.1, whole genome shotgun sequence genome encodes these proteins:
- the LOC105334989 gene encoding uncharacterized protein, whose translation MSFGAAIISALKKKKWRSSQYDVRDLGSTDVTCLSLTDLSNMPVRGRNTFVSSKSEDNLLDAKLYLKARDSNLKRKETWKRTSLNLSIDPDDWKNTSLTLSNADSAISLSFRDSVKSSRRPVSCYVDYTSSREFLSVAEEADESCNKDFGYDSMNASSDSVLSLVRTSSIHDKSRKIMIKRRQFVKKRSRDSQVFSDDENADLKYSKSNARSTENIVLSESKEISHRLVHRETTPRRNRDEKCRSVQFEDNVEEESFVKQQLSKSVSTLTLCRNNSVQLKSWQIRRQRRAMLNKHRRAIRQLESIKYEERLV comes from the coding sequence ATGTCATTCGGAGCAGCTATAATTTCAGCgctaaagaaaaagaaatggcGAAGTTCACAATATGACGTCAGAGATCTGGGCTCAACAGACGTTACATGCCTATCACTCACAGACCTTTCCAACATGCCCGTCCGGGGCAGAAACACGTTCGTATCCAGCAAGTCGGAAGATAATTTACTGGACGCAAAACTTTACCTGAAAGCAAGAGACTCGAACTTAAAACGAAAAGAAACATGGAAGAGAACATCACTAAATCTCTCTATTGACCCAGACGACTGGAAGAATACGTCGTTAACGTTGTCCAACGCAGATTCGGCGATTTCGCTTTCCTTTCGAGATTCCGTGAAAAGTAGCAGACGACCAGTGTCTTGTTACGTAGATTATACGTCATCACGCGAGTTTCTCTCCGTCGCCGAAGAAGCAGACGAATCTTGCAACAAAGACTTTGGGTATGACTCGATGAACGCAAGCTCCGACTCAGTTCTGAGTTTGGTGAGGACATCTAGCATTCACGACAAATCCAGAAAAATCATGATCAAAAGGCGCCAGTTTGTTAAAAAGCGATCACGGGACAGTCAAGTTTTTAGTGATGACGAAAACGCCGATCTTAAGTACTCTAAATCGAACGCCCGATCTACAGAAAATATTGTGTTATCAGAATCAAAAGAAATTTCGCATAGACTGGTTCACAGAGAAACCACACCAAGGAGGAATAGGGACGAAAAATGTCGATCAGTTCAATTTGAGGACAATGTCGAAGAGGAGAGTTTCGTGAAACAGCAACTCAGTAAATCCGTGTCTACGCTAACTCTGTGCAGAAATAACAGCGTGCAGCTGAAGTCCTGGCAAATCCGGAGACAGCGCCGAGCGATGCTCAACAAGCACAGGCGAGCTATCCGGCAGCTGGAGAGCATTAAGTACGAGGAAAGACTGGTGTAA
- the LOC105334991 gene encoding uncharacterized protein, translated as MEEKLLQDPQTPSETDGGHSSCSRRDVILDVSEYRHLAGQDASVNLNGGHNCNYNSSPNVESHHDKRPFPPLSADSSPCLFALSIFSVVCFCPIGIFAVVTASKLLKARKEGNESSVETLTVRTRALVSLSLGVGIVTIVFCLIIYFVNIFGIRTYFT; from the exons ATGGAAGAAAAACTTTTACAAGATCCCCAGACGCCCAGTGAAACTGACGGTGGACACAGTTCGTGCTCACGCCGTGACGTCATTCTTGACGTATCCGAGTACCGCCATCTTGCTGGACAAGATGCATCGGTCAACCTTAATGGAGGACACAATTGCAACTACAACAGTTCACCGAATGTGGAATCTCATCATGACAAG agACCATTTCCTCCCCTATCGGCGGATAGCAGTCCATGCTTGTTTGCTCTTTCGATTTTTTCCGTCGTTTGTTTTTGCCCTATAGGAATTTTTGCCGTTGTAACAGCCAGTAAG TTACTAAAGGCCAGAAAAGAGGGAAATGAATCCAGTGTAGAAACTCTGACCGTCCGCACGAGGGCGCTGGTGTCTCTATCCCTGGGGGTGGGGATCGTCACTATTGTCTTCTGTCTTATCATATACTTTGTGAACATTTTCGGGATCAGAACTTACTTTACGTGA
- the LOC105334992 gene encoding phytanoyl-CoA hydroxylase-interacting protein-like isoform X2 produces MEQLTMLYDKSVEIINKKDRRFAPLPAMWRDKPTSYWNRIRANYSGFMIPYRKDFNGTEKSAINGNILGLFFNGSLHNKSKKPPTFSYFGNQRLIVNSSFIVNVHQNIYFVDFYCHNLRDHYVTLVVARPGSVVDRFCQRHLMQINVFNNPFLKIVNGKLYVTLGVNIEVFYTDIVDVNRVIQDRIGKFMPVTFRGKGSKEFGIPKNLACKVCNLW; encoded by the coding sequence ATGGAGCAGCTAACCATGCTCTACGACAAAAGTGTCGAAATCATAAACAAGAAAGACCGGCGATTTGCGCCCCTTCCAGCCATGTGGCGCGACAAACCTACCTCCTACTGGAACAGAATCCGCGCCAACTACAGTGGCTTCATGATACCGTACCGGAAGGACTTCAACGGCACGGAGAAGTCAGCCATCAACGGAAACATCCTTGGCCTCTTCTTCAATGGAAGCCTCCACAACAAGTCCAAGAAGCCGCCGACATTTTCGTACTTTGGGAACCAGCGCCTGATCGTCAACTCTTCCTTTATCGTTAATGTCCACCAGAACATTTACTTCGTGGACTTCTACTGCCACAACCTGAGGGATCATTACGTCACGCTGGTGGTCGCTCGCCCTGGGTCCGTAGTTGACCGTTTCTGTCAACGTCATTTGATGCAGATCAACGTGTTCAACAACCCTTTCCTAAAGATCGTCAACGGTAAGCTGTACGTCACGCTTGGCGTCAACATAGAGGTGTTTTACACGGATATTGTCGACGTCAACCGGGTGATTCAGGACCGGATCGGGAAGTTCATGCCCGTCACGTTCCGGGGAAAGGGCAGCAAGGAGTTCGGAATCCCGAAAAACCTGGCATGTAAGGTCTGCAACTTGTGGTAG
- the LOC105334992 gene encoding phytanoyl-CoA hydroxylase-interacting protein-like isoform X1 produces MNIPGQKTETMSTNQYLSMEQLTMLYDKSVEIINKKDRRFAPLPAMWRDKPTSYWNRIRANYSGFMIPYRKDFNGTEKSAINGNILGLFFNGSLHNKSKKPPTFSYFGNQRLIVNSSFIVNVHQNIYFVDFYCHNLRDHYVTLVVARPGSVVDRFCQRHLMQINVFNNPFLKIVNGKLYVTLGVNIEVFYTDIVDVNRVIQDRIGKFMPVTFRGKGSKEFGIPKNLACKVCNLW; encoded by the exons ATGAACATTCCAGGACAAAAGACGGAGACAATGTCAACAAACCAGT ATCTGTCAATGGAGCAGCTAACCATGCTCTACGACAAAAGTGTCGAAATCATAAACAAGAAAGACCGGCGATTTGCGCCCCTTCCAGCCATGTGGCGCGACAAACCTACCTCCTACTGGAACAGAATCCGCGCCAACTACAGTGGCTTCATGATACCGTACCGGAAGGACTTCAACGGCACGGAGAAGTCAGCCATCAACGGAAACATCCTTGGCCTCTTCTTCAATGGAAGCCTCCACAACAAGTCCAAGAAGCCGCCGACATTTTCGTACTTTGGGAACCAGCGCCTGATCGTCAACTCTTCCTTTATCGTTAATGTCCACCAGAACATTTACTTCGTGGACTTCTACTGCCACAACCTGAGGGATCATTACGTCACGCTGGTGGTCGCTCGCCCTGGGTCCGTAGTTGACCGTTTCTGTCAACGTCATTTGATGCAGATCAACGTGTTCAACAACCCTTTCCTAAAGATCGTCAACGGTAAGCTGTACGTCACGCTTGGCGTCAACATAGAGGTGTTTTACACGGATATTGTCGACGTCAACCGGGTGATTCAGGACCGGATCGGGAAGTTCATGCCCGTCACGTTCCGGGGAAAGGGCAGCAAGGAGTTCGGAATCCCGAAAAACCTGGCATGTAAGGTCTGCAACTTGTGGTAG